From the genome of Impatiens glandulifera chromosome 9, dImpGla2.1, whole genome shotgun sequence, one region includes:
- the LOC124915187 gene encoding zeatin O-glucosyltransferase-like: MANNITSKITADSDDVVFLMVPFPAQSHLNQLLRLSQLIRSRGFPVHYAASVIHCRQVKLRHDTLLNTSGIIFHELQTPSFTSPPSSFSEKFPDHLWPSFEASWTSHEPVAALLRELSSSTRTRRLVVIHDSLMSCVVQDVASLPNAESYSFNCSSAFFTYCLMSHLSGKPFPAQVDPDAIPTADNCFPPNLDKILGIVIEFNHIRHGKLFSTCRAMDGPYLDMLAETETIEKKKKQWAVAPLFPVITTANEDDKTDHPTLEWLDKHPPKSVIYVSFGSTTTMSREQINELALGLEESKQRFLWVLRDADRGDIFDAETTILQLPEGFEERVKGVGKVTRDWAPQLGILRHPSVGGFMSHCGWNSCLESLTMGVPLATWPMQSDQPYNAILMTHILKVGVQVMGWGERHQLVTSSVIKKSIENLMASSEGHEVRTRAEELGKAIKQSVEDDHIWELNSFLAYAAR; the protein is encoded by the coding sequence ATGGCTAACAATATTACTAGCAAGATTACTGCAGATTCTGATGATGTAGTGTTCTTAATGGTGCCATTTCCAGCCCAAAGCCACCTCAACCAGCTCCTTCGTCTTTCTCAACTCATCCGCTCCCGTGGCTTCCCCGTTCACTACGCTGCCTCCGTTATCCACTGCCGGCAGGTCAAGCTCCGGCACGACACCCTCCTGAATACTTCAGGAATCATATTCCACGAATTGCAGACACCCTCTTTTACCTCTCCTCCGTCCAGCTTCTCTGAGAAATTCCCCGACCATCTTTGGCCGTCGTTTGAAGCCTCCTGGACTTCGCATGAACCTGTCGCCGCCTTGCTACGGGAACTTTCCTCCTCAACTAGAACTAGAAGACTCGTCGTCATCCACGACAGCCTAATGAGTTGTGTCGTCCAGGATGTTGCCTCACTTCCGAATGCAGAATCATATTCTTTCAATTGTAGCTCCGCCTTCTTCACCTACTGTTTAATGTCTCACCTGTCAGGGAAACCTTTTCCGGCCCAGGTGGATCCGGATGCGATCCCCACTGCAGACAATTGCTTCCCCCCTAATCTCGATAAGATTTTGGGCATTGTTATTGAATTTAATCATATCAGACATGGCAAACTATTCAGCACTTGTCGAGCAATGGATGGCCCTTACCTCGACATGCTAGCCGAAACAGAGACcattgagaagaagaagaagcaatggGCGGTCGCGCCCTTGTTTCCAGTAATTACTACAGCAaacgaggacgacaaaactgaTCACCCAACCTTGGAATGGCTAGATAAACACCCACCCAAATCGGTGATATACGTATCCTTTGGATCAACAACAACCATGAGCCGTGAACAGATCAATGAGCTGGCTCTAGGATTGGAAGAAAGTAAACAGAGGTTCCTATGGGTGTTGAGAGATGCCGATAGAGGAGACATTTTCGACGCTGAAACCACAATCCTTCAGTTGCCGGAAGGGTTTGAGGAGAGGGTGAAAGGGGTGGGAAAGGTGACGAGAGATTGGGCTCCTCAGCTAGGGATTCTCCGGCACCCATCGGTTGGGGGATTTATGAGCCACTGCGGCTGGAACTCATGCCTAGAGAGCCTTACCATGGGCGTGCCCTTGGCTACATGGCCAATGCAATCCGACCAGCCGTATAACGCCATACTCATGACCCATATACTCAAAGTGGGAGTTCAGGTCATGGGTTGGGGAGAACGCCATCAACTAGTGACCTCATCCGTCATTAAGAAAAGCATTGAAAATTTGATGGCATCGAGTGAAGGACATGAGGTTAGAACAAGAGCGGAAGAACTCGGAAAAGCTATCAAGCAGTCCGTAGAGGACGACCATATCTGGGAATTGAATTCTTTCCTAGCTTATGCTGCTAGatag
- the LOC124914756 gene encoding zeatin O-glucosyltransferase-like produces the protein MANNITSKIAADSDDVVFLMVPFPAQSHLNQLLHLSHLIRSRGFPVHYAASAVHCLQAKLRHEHDTLLLNTSGIIFHELPTPPFNSPPPEPYSSVKFPQHFWPSFEASLNLRQPVAALLRELSSVDTTRRLVIIHDYLMNYVVQDAASVPNAESYSFSCPSTFCTFCIRRQFTGKPFPVVELEPQATPTLDNCFIPKVANFFSIQRQFDHLKHGTLFSTCRAVEGPYLDLLAQTTHADASVDMKTKQWAIAPLFPVTANDEEDKAHPTLEWLDKQPPNSVIYVSFGSSTTMSHEQINELAIGLEESKQRFLWVLRDADRVDIFNAESTILQLPEGFEERVKGVGKVTRDWAPQLEILRHPSVGGFMSHCGWNSCLESLTMGVPLATWPMHSDQPHNALLMTHILKVGVQVMGWGERDQLVTSSAIKKSIENLMASSDEGHAVRRRAEELSKVIKQSVDDDHWELNSFIAYAAR, from the coding sequence ATGGCTAATAATATTACTAGCAAGATTGCTGCAGATTCTGATGATGTAGTGTTCTTGATGGTGCCATTTCCAGCCCAAAGTCACTTAAACCAGCTCCTTCATCTTTCTCACCTCATCCGCTCCCGTGGCTTCCCCGTCCACTACGCCGCCTCCGCCGTCCACTGCCTCCAGGCCAAACTCCGACACGAGCACGACACTCTCCTCCTGAATACATCGGGAATCATATTCCACGAATTGCCCACACCCCCTTTTAACTCTCCTCCTCCCGAACCATACTCCTCTGTCAAATTCCCCCAACATTTTTGGCCCTCCTTTGAAGCCTCCTTGAATTTGCGCCAACCCGTAGCCGCCTTGCTACGGGAACTTTCCTCGGTGGATACAACTAGAAGACTGGTCATTATCCACGACTACCTAATGAATTACGTGGTCCAGGATGCTGCCTCTGTTCCGAATGCAGAGTCTTATTCTTTCAGTTGTCCCTCCACCTTTTGCACCTTCTGTATAAGGCGCCAGTTCACCGGGAAACCTTTCCCGGTGGTCGAGCTGGAGCCCCAGGCGACCCCGACTCTAGACAATTGCTTCATCCCAAAAGTTGCCAACTTTTTTTCCATCCAGCGTCAATTTGATCATCTCAAACATGGCACTCTATTCAGCACATGTCGAGCAGTCGAGGGCCCTTACCTCGACCTTCTAGCCCAAACAACACATGCCGACGCATCCGTTGACATGAAGACCAAGCAATGGGCGATTGCCCCGTTGTTCCCAGTCACAGCAAACGACGAGGAAGACAAAGCTCACCCAACCTTGGAATGGCTCGACAAACAACCACCAAATTCGGTGATATACGTGTCCTTTGGATCATCCACAACCATGAGCCATGAACAGATCAATGAGCTGGCTATAGGATTGGAAGAAAGTAAACAGAGGTTCCTATGGGTGTTGAGAGATGCCGACAGAGTAGACATATTCAACGCTGAATCCACAATCCTTCAGCTGCCGGAAGGGTTCGAGGAGCGGGTGAAAGGGGTGGGAAAGGTGACCAGAGATTGGGCTCCTCAGCTCGAGATACTCCGGCACCCGTCGGTTGGGGGATTTATGAGCCACTGCGGCTGGAACTCATGCCTAGAGAGCCTTACCATGGGAGTTCCCTTGGCTACATGGCCAATGCACTCCGACCAGCCGCATAACGCCTTACTCATGACCCACATACTCAAAGTGGGAGTTCAGGTCATGGGTTGGGGAGAACGGGATCAACTAGTGACCTCATCCGCCATTAAGAAAAGCATTGAAAATTTGATGGCTTCCAGTGATGAAGGACATGCAGTTAGAAGAAGAGCGGAAGAACTCAGCAAAGTTATCAAGCAGTCTGTAGACGACGATCACTGGGAGTTGAATTCTTTCATAGCTTATGCAgctagataa
- the LOC124914760 gene encoding protein MIZU-KUSSEI 1-like, protein MIFNEHVLTTLPRTSSCNSTKRLIIPLTYKTSSLPLLPHDRHRRSSSLTIAAGVTSFLRSIITLISLPLMPSFKIISTTCRWLTISTITPTSLRRQVTGTLFGNRRGLVSFAIQFDPRSQPVFVIEFAVTTSALVKEMSSGFVRIALESEKPDQLGKRVRSGKLFGEPLWTMYCNGKKCGSAISREWTESDWHVLSTVKSVSVGAGVIPVLDNGYKKGNQLPEGELLYMRAKFERVVCNRDSEAFYMLNPDGNAGPELGIFLLRI, encoded by the coding sequence ATGATTTTCAATGAACATGTTTTGACCACACTTCCAAGAACCAGCAGCTGCAACAGTACCAAAAGATTAATAATCCCATTAACCTACAAAACATCCTCCCTCCCTCTCCTCCCCCATGATCGCCACCGCCGGAGTTCCTCACTCACAATCGCCGCCGGAGTTACTTCCTTCCTCCGATCAATCATAACCCTCATTTCCCTCCCCTTAATGCCCTCTTTCAAAATCATCTCAACCACCTGCCGCTGGCTTACAATCTCCACCATAACTCCTACCTCCCTCCGCCGCCAAGTCACCGGAACCCTATTCGGCAACAGACGTGGCCTTGTCAGTTTCGCTATCCAATTCGACCCGAGATCCCAACCCGTATTCGTAATCGAATTCGCCGTCACCACCTCTGCCCTCGTCAAGGAGATGTCATCCGGTTTCGTCCGAATCGCGTTGGAATCCGAGAAACCTGATCAATTGGGTAAACGGGTCAGATCCGGAAAGCTATTCGGTGAACCCCTTTGGACAATGTACTGTAACGGGAAGAAATGCGGCTCCGCCATTAGCAGGGAATGGACCGAGTCGGATTGGCACGTCCTGAGCACGGTCAAGAGTGTGTCGGTCGGGGCTGGAGTTATTCCGGTTTTGGATAACGGGTACAAGAAAGGAAACCAGTTGCCCGAGGGAGAACTGCTTTATATGCGGGCCAAGTTCGAACGGGTCGTCTGCAATCGAGATTCTGAAGCTTTCTACATGCTCAACCCGGATGGCAATGCTGGACCCGAACTTGGCATCTTTCTTCtcagaatataa